In the Paenibacillus pabuli genome, one interval contains:
- a CDS encoding CotH kinase family protein → MPLPVYHITVSDNEYQQLTSNIWSDTFVSGMMLMDGKQLPIRIRYRGGHTRGYVKKSFEIRTSSRTFHFNAEYDDPSLLRNALSFRFFESIRVPAPSTQHCVLYLNGELKGVYLRIEGVKSFFFRQRKIPVRSIFYAVNDHAGFALDSSSDDTNRDLLSGYTLIRGKDEDRTRLRNFIQQLNTKSRLELLRFLQARMDTDNYLRWLSGAVLTGNFDGFHQNYTWYEKSKSRKYGILPWDYEGTWGRNCYGAKVNPNLVRIQGYNKLTGRLLAFRLFRQQYKRMMQQHLMNVFTEKRIMPVVYRLHSQIREAVEQDPYMKWPMNVFYGEPEKIRTYVAERREYLQKEIHRI, encoded by the coding sequence ATGCCTCTACCTGTCTACCACATCACAGTGTCCGATAACGAATATCAACAGTTAACTTCGAATATATGGTCCGATACGTTTGTGAGCGGAATGATGCTGATGGACGGCAAACAGCTACCAATCCGAATTCGATACCGGGGAGGACACACACGCGGCTATGTCAAGAAATCATTTGAGATTCGTACGTCCAGCCGGACGTTCCATTTCAATGCCGAGTACGATGATCCTTCACTGCTGCGCAATGCACTCTCTTTCCGTTTCTTTGAATCCATTCGTGTTCCGGCTCCGTCGACCCAGCACTGCGTCCTGTATCTAAATGGAGAGCTAAAGGGTGTCTATTTGCGTATTGAGGGTGTAAAATCGTTCTTTTTCCGGCAACGAAAAATACCTGTTCGAAGCATCTTCTATGCGGTGAACGATCATGCCGGATTCGCGCTTGATTCGAGTTCTGATGATACGAACAGGGACTTATTGTCCGGCTACACGCTGATTCGTGGCAAGGATGAGGACCGAACGAGGCTCCGTAACTTTATCCAGCAGCTGAATACGAAGTCCAGGCTGGAACTGCTTCGCTTTTTGCAGGCCAGAATGGATACGGATAACTATTTGCGCTGGCTGAGTGGTGCCGTACTTACAGGCAATTTCGATGGATTCCATCAGAATTACACTTGGTATGAGAAGAGCAAGTCTCGGAAGTATGGCATTTTGCCGTGGGATTATGAGGGAACCTGGGGAAGAAACTGTTATGGTGCAAAAGTGAACCCCAATCTTGTTCGAATTCAGGGATATAACAAACTGACCGGTCGCCTGCTTGCCTTCCGCCTTTTTCGTCAGCAGTACAAGAGAATGATGCAGCAGCATCTGATGAACGTTTTCACCGAGAAACGGATTATGCCGGTGGTGTATCGATTGCATAGTCAGATTCGTGAAGCGGTGGAGCAAGATCCCTATATGAAGTGGCCCATGAATGTTTTCTATGGTGAGCCCGAGAAGATACGTACTTATGTGGCAGAGCGCCGGGAGTATCTGCAGAAGGAAATACATCGAATATAG
- a CDS encoding arsenic transporter yields the protein MPDYQLWLTFGVFIITVIFLMWRPGGLNESIPTSLGALLLVITGVSSFAHIVGIFGIVSGAAVTILSTIVMSIILESIGFFRWIAINMIEKARGSGFRLFWLILLLCFLMTVFFNNDGSILITTPIILRICSILRLKVHQQLPYLISGALIATASSAPIGLSNLANLIALQMVGLNLNTYTQMMFVPSMLGIIVMTVLLFYYFRKSIPKIIHHYPMSMQSTSGSAYHPLQTGDQETKPTDSGKNVDWWLFRVCIGIVVFIRAGYFLAEQWGIRMEVVAITGVVLMLAVRWYRTRTGLKDVVTQTPWHILLFAFSIYIIVDSLHRAGMTATIVQWMQPLVEDGNASLIAVSGLMLTLLSNLFNNLPSVMIGTFAVTDLQLSDTQLHLAYLANILGSDIGALLTPIGTLATLIWMYILKTHHVRVSWKQYMKVTFIVIPISLIVSLFSLYIWTSILY from the coding sequence ATGCCTGATTACCAGTTGTGGTTAACCTTCGGGGTATTTATCATCACTGTCATTTTCCTGATGTGGCGGCCCGGCGGATTAAATGAATCCATTCCTACCTCGCTCGGCGCCCTTCTTCTCGTTATTACTGGTGTGAGCAGCTTCGCTCATATCGTTGGCATCTTCGGGATTGTTTCCGGCGCAGCCGTAACCATTCTCTCTACCATTGTCATGTCAATCATTCTCGAAAGCATCGGTTTTTTCCGCTGGATTGCCATCAATATGATCGAAAAGGCTCGAGGCTCCGGCTTCCGATTATTCTGGCTGATTCTACTACTCTGTTTTCTCATGACAGTCTTCTTCAACAACGACGGCAGTATACTGATTACAACTCCGATCATTCTCCGGATCTGTTCCATACTTCGGCTGAAAGTGCATCAGCAATTACCTTACCTGATCTCAGGTGCGCTCATCGCTACAGCTTCCAGTGCGCCGATCGGACTTAGTAATCTCGCCAATCTGATCGCTCTGCAAATGGTAGGATTAAACCTGAACACCTATACCCAGATGATGTTTGTGCCTTCGATGCTGGGTATTATTGTGATGACTGTACTGCTATTCTATTATTTTCGCAAAAGTATTCCCAAGATAATTCATCATTACCCTATGTCCATGCAATCCACATCGGGTTCCGCGTATCATCCGCTGCAAACAGGAGATCAGGAGACAAAACCAACCGATAGTGGAAAAAACGTAGACTGGTGGTTGTTCCGTGTCTGCATCGGGATTGTTGTATTCATTCGTGCAGGATACTTTCTCGCTGAGCAATGGGGTATTCGTATGGAGGTTGTGGCCATCACCGGTGTTGTTCTGATGCTGGCTGTGCGTTGGTATCGCACCCGGACTGGACTCAAGGATGTAGTCACACAAACCCCTTGGCATATTCTGCTCTTCGCCTTCAGCATTTATATTATAGTGGATAGTCTTCACCGGGCTGGAATGACAGCTACCATCGTTCAATGGATGCAGCCTCTGGTAGAAGATGGTAACGCCAGTCTAATTGCTGTATCGGGTCTTATGCTGACTCTATTATCCAATCTGTTCAATAATTTGCCTTCTGTAATGATCGGAACATTTGCTGTAACTGATCTTCAGTTAAGTGATACCCAGCTGCATCTGGCTTACCTTGCCAACATTCTGGGAAGTGATATTGGCGCTTTACTGACACCCATAGGTACGCTAGCAACCCTGATCTGGATGTATATTCTCAAGACTCACCATGTTCGAGTCTCTTGGAAACAGTATATGAAAGTGACCTTCATTGTGATACCAATTAGTCTAATTGTCAGCCTATTTTCCCTATATATTTGGACGTCTATTCTATATTGA
- a CDS encoding DUF2642 domain-containing protein, with translation MKFPTMWLGKSIELELSGCKIPIQGEIIDMGQDLIVVYGDQRFTYVPLHHLQSMHMTKGDDASFTSSVPAPDPEMDHNNISYRKILMNARGRFSEISIGRRTLHGYITNIMNDYFIFFSPLYHSVYVSINHLKYIIPSPTNSTPYSLSQQHFPIQPASMPLSRTLDQQLQKMVGELVILNLGDKPYRAGLLKAADNNLLELVEAAGNTLIMHTDHVQTIHLP, from the coding sequence GTGAAATTCCCAACAATGTGGCTTGGAAAATCCATTGAATTGGAACTATCCGGCTGTAAAATTCCAATTCAGGGTGAAATTATCGATATGGGTCAGGACTTGATTGTGGTTTACGGAGACCAGCGCTTCACCTATGTGCCTCTTCATCACCTTCAGTCCATGCACATGACCAAAGGGGACGATGCCAGTTTCACTTCGAGCGTGCCTGCTCCTGATCCCGAGATGGATCACAACAATATATCGTATCGCAAAATATTAATGAATGCCCGTGGAAGATTCAGTGAAATTTCGATAGGCAGACGTACGCTGCATGGTTATATTACGAACATTATGAACGACTACTTCATTTTCTTCTCTCCGCTGTATCATTCGGTCTACGTCTCCATCAATCATCTGAAATATATCATTCCTTCTCCGACAAACAGCACACCCTATTCTTTAAGCCAGCAGCATTTTCCCATTCAGCCTGCATCCATGCCCCTTTCCCGCACACTGGACCAACAGCTTCAGAAAATGGTTGGTGAACTTGTCATCCTGAATCTTGGTGACAAGCCATATCGGGCTGGATTGCTGAAGGCTGCTGACAACAATTTGCTTGAACTGGTGGAGGCAGCGGGCAATACCTTGATTATGCATACCGATCATGTTCAAACTATTCATCTGCCTTGA
- a CDS encoding nuclease-related domain-containing protein, producing the protein MFKKILSLFKTQPELASSITASAPAMPATGPAPARLVRSRRKSKSKSKHESAWISEPEEPTTAERLHSLSGPYKVLNDLLVPNPKSRSGYSQIDHVVIGPRGIFVIETRNLTTGEIRGGRREANWTVSTSRIKMYNPLMQHRGHVEAVHAHLGDYKRIRLISMVTFTNRCRISVDPAVRYVNSDELVIYDHELVETILRKTEKLEAEFPETLFKEQDIQAIYSLLSSANCTVPQTRAEHIEKAKGIK; encoded by the coding sequence ATGTTCAAAAAAATCCTGTCTCTGTTCAAGACGCAGCCAGAGCTTGCGAGTTCAATTACGGCTTCCGCCCCGGCGATGCCGGCAACCGGCCCCGCACCTGCACGACTGGTGCGGAGCAGACGCAAATCCAAATCAAAATCCAAACACGAATCAGCATGGATCAGCGAGCCGGAAGAACCGACCACAGCAGAACGGCTGCATAGTCTCTCGGGACCATACAAAGTCCTGAATGATCTGCTCGTTCCCAATCCGAAATCCCGTTCAGGCTATTCACAGATTGATCATGTTGTTATTGGTCCACGGGGAATCTTCGTAATCGAGACCCGTAACCTGACAACAGGCGAGATTCGGGGGGGCCGCAGAGAAGCCAATTGGACGGTCAGTACCAGTCGAATCAAGATGTATAATCCTCTGATGCAGCATCGGGGTCATGTCGAGGCGGTTCATGCACACCTCGGAGATTACAAGCGAATCCGCCTGATTTCCATGGTGACCTTTACCAATCGCTGCCGGATCAGTGTCGATCCTGCGGTACGGTATGTGAATTCGGATGAACTGGTGATTTATGATCATGAATTGGTCGAAACCATTCTGCGTAAAACGGAAAAGCTTGAAGCAGAATTCCCTGAAACGTTGTTTAAAGAGCAGGATATTCAGGCTATTTATTCCCTGCTGTCGTCAGCCAATTGCACGGTGCCTCAGACCCGGGCAGAACATATCGAGAAGGCCAAGGGTATTAAATAG
- a CDS encoding NAD(P)-dependent oxidoreductase gives MTNTTKAPGETKVGFIGTGVMGKSMAGHIQKAGYPLHVYTRTAAKAEALVNEGAVWHDTPGKLAAECDVIITMVGYPKDVEEIYLGEDGLVANAKPGSTLIDMTTSSPMLAARIFGAAEAKGLHALDAPVSGGDIGARDGKLSIMVGGTSEAFEAVLPLFECMGTNIVLQGKAGSGQHTKMCNQIAIASGMMGVCEALAYAKSSGLDAENVLKSIATGAAGSWSLSNLGPRMIAGDFEPGFYVKHFIKDMGIALESAKAMGMKTPGLALAESLYQEISRNGLDEKGTQVLYTYYLQA, from the coding sequence ATGACAAATACGACTAAGGCACCTGGAGAGACGAAAGTTGGCTTTATCGGTACAGGCGTTATGGGGAAAAGCATGGCAGGTCACATCCAGAAGGCGGGATACCCGCTGCATGTGTATACCCGCACAGCTGCCAAAGCGGAAGCATTGGTGAATGAAGGTGCCGTATGGCATGACACACCAGGCAAACTTGCGGCCGAGTGTGATGTCATCATCACCATGGTAGGATATCCGAAGGATGTAGAGGAGATTTATCTTGGCGAGGACGGTCTTGTGGCAAATGCCAAACCGGGTTCAACCCTGATTGATATGACGACATCCAGTCCCATGCTGGCTGCTCGCATATTTGGGGCAGCAGAAGCTAAAGGGCTGCATGCGCTTGACGCACCCGTGTCGGGTGGAGATATTGGTGCACGGGATGGTAAGTTGTCCATCATGGTCGGTGGTACTTCGGAAGCATTCGAAGCGGTACTTCCGCTGTTCGAATGTATGGGTACCAACATTGTATTGCAGGGCAAGGCTGGTTCAGGCCAGCATACCAAAATGTGTAACCAGATTGCCATTGCATCAGGCATGATGGGTGTATGCGAAGCACTCGCGTATGCCAAGAGTTCGGGGCTTGACGCGGAAAATGTGCTGAAGAGCATTGCTACCGGGGCAGCCGGAAGCTGGTCGCTTAGCAATCTCGGTCCGCGCATGATTGCAGGCGATTTCGAGCCTGGATTCTATGTGAAACATTTTATCAAAGACATGGGGATCGCCCTTGAATCGGCCAAAGCCATGGGCATGAAGACGCCAGGACTGGCACTGGCTGAATCCTTGTATCAGGAAATATCCAGGAATGGTCTGGATGAGAAGGGCACGCAGGTGCTCTATACGTACTATCTTCAAGCATAA
- a CDS encoding helix-turn-helix domain-containing protein, with translation MRRVMHTIQSALDRWFATNGYLKRLIWLGCMSVVIPVVLAGSAYYHFSMIKLTEQFQDNNMASLNLLKDRVENILTNIEHESMQLASGPLMRNALGSAHYESDYFLHLDLLDLFQLHKNTNNLIEEMIYYDAKTDMVLSHYYGLVSLANYKEQQDMKAALEGQTAAGWNYLPQSGEAGYISYVRQVPVMGQGDPRGVVILQVKEQELRSLLRSYSVSLEDQSLAILNADQHIILHTDGPGEIGKSASEDDVLQQIAYAEGRERSGHEVLKGEHGNELVAYTSASMGRTYVSQLPEQEMIAQLNWIKVLILISVTIFVLVGMLLTWFSSRLAYNPIQQLLRYGEHLRRNGQESAPHGNEIEYIRSSLSYLNEQTETLNRYIEGIQPDLRDRFLQKLLQYSGSWTSSRLAEECARHDIRAEGQFLVLVVKVENLVKKKRFLPSEGPVIVFALRNVMDELLSQNKDLNGYVVDKNDSDSVAILHFDSEISPREARQRVCNYAEEIHHALDQYLSFSATVGVGRPGQLDGVAESFREAQLALQYRLFDDAENVLFYEDILATQRNPVFMYPREMEEEILESLWNGMLTHAEDALHRFSKKVRASESYTVMIQGYHMLLSAIIQSMETKGPGMLERLGGNLFDQLQENQTSKEMHDWFIGVLFPLCIEASQDLRTNSSRLIVQRVCEHLSSHPEGMQSLSDCAELVNVSPSYLSRLFKKEMGVSFIEYLMNLKVQKAKQLLKETDCTITEIAEQVGYSERNLNRAFQRFVQMSPNQYRMSVR, from the coding sequence ATGAGGCGGGTAATGCACACCATCCAATCAGCGCTTGACCGCTGGTTCGCAACGAATGGTTATCTGAAAAGACTGATCTGGTTGGGCTGTATGTCGGTGGTCATCCCGGTGGTGCTTGCCGGAAGCGCGTACTATCATTTCTCGATGATCAAACTGACCGAACAATTCCAGGATAACAATATGGCCTCATTGAACTTGCTCAAAGACAGGGTGGAGAATATTCTGACCAATATTGAGCATGAATCGATGCAGCTCGCCAGTGGCCCGTTGATGCGAAATGCATTAGGCAGTGCTCATTATGAGAGCGATTACTTTCTCCACCTGGATCTGCTCGATCTGTTTCAACTTCACAAAAACACCAATAACCTCATCGAAGAAATGATCTATTATGATGCTAAAACGGATATGGTTCTGTCCCACTATTATGGATTGGTCTCGCTCGCAAATTACAAGGAGCAGCAGGACATGAAGGCTGCCCTCGAAGGCCAAACAGCAGCGGGCTGGAACTATCTCCCCCAATCCGGAGAAGCGGGTTATATTTCCTATGTTAGACAAGTGCCTGTCATGGGCCAGGGAGACCCGCGTGGAGTGGTTATCCTCCAAGTGAAAGAACAGGAGCTGCGGAGCTTGCTGCGCAGCTATTCGGTTAGCCTGGAAGATCAGTCCCTCGCCATTCTTAATGCAGACCAGCATATTATTTTGCACACGGACGGTCCTGGAGAGATCGGCAAGAGTGCATCGGAGGATGATGTGCTGCAGCAAATTGCATATGCAGAAGGTAGAGAAAGGTCGGGCCATGAGGTATTGAAGGGTGAGCATGGGAATGAGCTTGTGGCATATACTTCGGCATCCATGGGGAGGACATATGTATCCCAGCTCCCTGAGCAGGAGATGATTGCCCAATTGAATTGGATCAAGGTGCTCATCCTGATCTCGGTGACCATTTTTGTGTTGGTAGGCATGCTGCTCACCTGGTTCAGTTCACGTCTGGCTTACAACCCCATTCAACAGTTGCTCCGGTATGGGGAACATTTGCGCAGGAACGGGCAGGAGTCAGCTCCGCATGGGAACGAAATTGAATATATCAGGTCTTCGCTCAGCTATCTTAATGAACAGACAGAGACCCTGAACCGGTATATAGAGGGCATACAGCCCGACCTGCGCGATCGTTTTCTGCAGAAGTTACTGCAATATAGCGGTTCATGGACCAGCAGCAGACTGGCTGAAGAATGTGCCAGACACGATATCCGGGCGGAGGGGCAATTTTTGGTGCTGGTGGTCAAAGTCGAAAATCTGGTCAAAAAGAAACGGTTTTTGCCCAGTGAAGGCCCTGTCATCGTATTTGCCTTGAGAAACGTCATGGATGAACTGCTCAGCCAAAACAAAGATCTGAACGGGTACGTCGTGGACAAAAATGACAGCGACTCGGTGGCGATCCTGCACTTCGATTCGGAGATTTCTCCGCGTGAAGCAAGGCAGAGGGTATGTAACTATGCAGAGGAGATCCACCACGCACTGGATCAGTACCTTTCCTTCTCGGCTACAGTGGGCGTAGGGCGTCCGGGTCAATTGGATGGGGTAGCCGAGTCCTTTCGGGAAGCACAGCTTGCCCTGCAATATCGGCTATTTGATGATGCCGAGAACGTTCTGTTTTATGAAGATATTCTGGCCACCCAGCGTAATCCGGTCTTCATGTATCCGCGGGAGATGGAAGAGGAGATTCTTGAATCGTTATGGAACGGAATGCTTACACATGCGGAGGATGCACTGCATCGGTTTTCCAAGAAAGTACGCGCCTCCGAATCCTATACGGTCATGATTCAGGGATATCACATGCTGCTGTCGGCCATTATCCAGTCCATGGAGACAAAGGGCCCCGGCATGCTTGAACGACTGGGGGGCAATCTGTTCGATCAGCTGCAGGAGAATCAGACATCGAAGGAAATGCACGACTGGTTTATCGGAGTACTGTTTCCACTATGCATCGAGGCCAGTCAGGATCTGCGCACCAATTCTTCCCGCCTGATCGTCCAGCGGGTCTGTGAGCATCTGAGCAGCCATCCCGAAGGAATGCAATCGCTATCGGATTGTGCAGAACTCGTGAATGTCAGTCCTTCCTATCTAAGCAGACTTTTCAAGAAGGAGATGGGGGTATCCTTTATCGAATACCTGATGAATCTGAAGGTGCAAAAAGCGAAGCAATTGCTGAAGGAAACGGACTGCACTATAACAGAAATTGCCGAACAGGTGGGATATTCGGAACGCAATCTAAATAGGGCCTTTCAGCGCTTTGTTCAGATGTCGCCCAATCAATATCGAATGTCGGTCCGCTAG
- a CDS encoding alpha-amylase family protein, translating into MKTPILSDKEHRPWWQQPLRIIQPNMQVKDTEKIDPKRLADQLLEMGANAMVFNTGGIYAWYPSHVPLHIHNEYLPRGSDLLRDIIRSCHQRGIRFIARFDFSKAEDSVYLQKPQWFVRREGGQPDIIGATRPGAWPLLMSTCINGGYRNEDLAVPVIREALERYEIDGVFFNAPGYVFCQCSSCQKKYKGMYGTELPSTSAEMASDFAARCFDDNLGRMYREIKAVRPEVPMILYYNLHRDNLEKRVSITDMLCTEPQDVLSLGHTRIPEFWQPALSIKVGRSVPGRPDPFGIVHSCPGMDWRHTGLPPAEYRFWLSQIPANGGQLWHSLTGIPDTITDKRILRTVTEVNRDAAKIAAYMDGAQPVNQVALMWSANRSAEGLAEALIHKHIPFDVISPEQVASVNLHHYPVILLPEGFSHASNFTDLLHDYVSQGGSIIAEGELPKVENQADPVLTNLFGISGEMQESEYLVASYLRFEQEYLAGNEVNPLQRKLEETELIPHRGKVIYCQPMDADVQVLATLVPPFSPLESVGAPPERASLAVKQTDLPLALLRTFGTGQTLYFPFSLSSLIQEFKLEEHFRLFANAVHLQLKHKALVSITEAPGLQLTVFRKNNDLLLHLVNGAGRRPLSAVLPIHDIEITVHSGEGSLAGEAEALIAGNTLKTERAGSELKISVPALDVWECVRVPLLI; encoded by the coding sequence ATGAAGACTCCCATACTGAGCGATAAGGAACATCGTCCCTGGTGGCAGCAGCCGCTGCGCATCATTCAACCCAACATGCAGGTGAAGGACACCGAGAAGATTGATCCAAAACGGCTTGCGGATCAGTTGCTTGAGATGGGTGCGAATGCCATGGTGTTTAACACCGGTGGAATCTATGCCTGGTATCCATCCCATGTGCCTCTTCATATCCACAATGAATACTTACCCCGCGGCAGCGACCTGCTGCGGGACATCATCCGGAGCTGTCATCAGCGGGGGATTCGCTTTATTGCCCGCTTTGATTTTAGCAAGGCAGAGGACTCCGTTTATTTGCAGAAACCCCAGTGGTTTGTCCGCAGGGAAGGTGGGCAGCCGGACATTATCGGTGCCACCCGCCCAGGGGCCTGGCCTCTTCTGATGTCGACCTGCATTAATGGAGGCTACCGCAACGAAGACCTGGCGGTTCCTGTAATCCGGGAGGCACTGGAACGTTATGAGATTGATGGTGTCTTCTTCAACGCACCCGGGTATGTATTTTGCCAATGCTCCAGTTGTCAGAAGAAATACAAGGGTATGTATGGAACAGAGCTGCCGAGTACTTCAGCTGAGATGGCTTCTGATTTTGCGGCCCGCTGCTTCGATGATAATCTGGGCCGGATGTATCGGGAGATTAAGGCTGTTCGGCCTGAAGTACCGATGATCCTCTACTATAATCTGCATCGGGATAATCTGGAGAAACGGGTGTCCATCACCGATATGCTCTGTACTGAACCACAGGATGTGTTGTCGCTGGGTCACACCCGTATCCCGGAGTTCTGGCAGCCTGCGCTCAGTATCAAGGTGGGACGGTCCGTTCCGGGTCGTCCGGACCCCTTCGGCATTGTGCACTCCTGCCCCGGCATGGACTGGCGACATACCGGGCTTCCACCTGCGGAATACCGGTTCTGGCTTTCACAGATTCCGGCCAATGGTGGTCAGCTCTGGCATTCATTAACCGGGATTCCGGATACGATTACCGACAAGCGAATTTTGCGAACCGTGACAGAGGTCAACAGGGATGCAGCGAAGATTGCTGCCTATATGGACGGGGCACAGCCAGTGAACCAGGTGGCGCTTATGTGGAGTGCCAATCGTTCAGCAGAAGGCTTGGCGGAGGCGCTTATCCATAAGCATATTCCATTTGATGTGATTTCACCTGAACAGGTGGCCAGCGTGAACCTGCATCACTATCCGGTTATTCTTTTGCCTGAAGGCTTTTCGCATGCATCCAATTTTACAGATTTGCTTCACGATTATGTGAGTCAAGGGGGCAGCATTATTGCAGAGGGGGAGCTGCCGAAGGTTGAAAACCAGGCCGATCCGGTGCTGACGAACCTATTTGGTATTTCCGGGGAAATGCAGGAGAGCGAGTATTTGGTTGCATCCTATCTGCGGTTTGAACAGGAATATCTTGCGGGCAATGAAGTGAATCCATTGCAGCGGAAGCTGGAGGAAACGGAACTCATACCGCATCGAGGCAAGGTCATCTACTGTCAGCCTATGGATGCGGATGTGCAGGTCCTGGCTACGTTAGTCCCTCCGTTCTCCCCATTGGAAAGTGTAGGGGCTCCTCCCGAACGAGCCTCACTGGCTGTAAAACAGACGGATCTTCCGCTGGCACTGTTAAGAACCTTTGGAACAGGGCAGACCCTATATTTCCCATTTTCACTTAGCAGCCTGATACAGGAATTTAAATTGGAGGAACATTTCCGATTGTTTGCCAATGCCGTTCATTTGCAGCTGAAACATAAAGCTCTGGTATCGATCACGGAAGCACCAGGATTACAGCTGACTGTTTTTCGCAAGAATAACGACCTGCTCCTTCATCTGGTGAACGGGGCCGGACGCAGACCGTTGTCAGCCGTACTCCCCATACATGATATTGAGATAACTGTTCATTCAGGGGAGGGCAGCCTTGCAGGAGAAGCTGAAGCGTTAATCGCAGGAAATACGCTGAAGACAGAACGGGCCGGAAGTGAACTGAAAATTAGTGTTCCCGCGCTGGACGTTTGGGAGTGTGTCCGGGTGCCTCTCTTGATATAA
- a CDS encoding extracellular solute-binding protein yields the protein MNKRNKRWTTWLCMLLAVTLLAGCAGNSGSGETAGSTNSGESGGDQPLDIKMFAGLYNEIPDMNNEYWTEWEKRTNTKLDIEWVPSGDLDTKLDLLLASGDLPEVVAYQNQIRPTLITAIKNGAFWDLAPFLGDLSEYPNLKENLAPDALKYLSVDGGIYAVPRSRSRVDGGLKIREDWLKQLNLPIPKTFEEYREALKKIVDSDMDGNGKKDTVGLLFINNPPAMFQAGFGAYNPTYDNDGGLMSPGLTPQYVEMVEWFRELYADGLLSKEYAVMKESQAEELFKTNRAASYGRPIWWDHEWEQAMKKSGQPDAKILNLSLTGPHGDAAVGLETGVAGGFYISKKVPEEKVKQLLKYFDMTASQEMTDFAYYGIEGTHYTEKDGQKVLTEQGVKEVNTTSKGAGVLAYAKWGKVISASGDKAYNDAKIKEVENFDEIGKIDFYRVITSEAWRETWPKYGDEYSSMMTKTIVGQISVEEFRAYVDKLNNQPDMKQAYQEMAKAYEQFNQQ from the coding sequence ATGAACAAGAGGAATAAACGATGGACGACCTGGCTCTGCATGCTGCTGGCAGTAACCTTGCTGGCTGGCTGTGCGGGGAACAGTGGTTCAGGTGAGACGGCAGGCAGCACAAATAGCGGAGAGTCAGGTGGAGATCAGCCGCTGGATATCAAGATGTTTGCCGGCCTGTACAATGAAATTCCCGATATGAACAACGAATACTGGACCGAATGGGAGAAGCGCACTAACACCAAACTCGATATTGAATGGGTGCCTTCAGGCGATCTGGATACGAAACTGGATCTGCTGCTTGCCTCTGGTGATCTGCCAGAAGTAGTGGCCTACCAGAATCAGATTCGCCCAACGCTAATTACCGCCATCAAGAACGGTGCGTTCTGGGACCTGGCTCCATTTCTCGGAGATCTTAGTGAATATCCGAACCTGAAGGAGAATTTGGCGCCAGATGCGCTCAAATACCTGTCTGTGGATGGAGGCATTTACGCCGTTCCACGCTCTCGTTCCCGAGTTGATGGCGGACTGAAAATTCGGGAGGATTGGCTGAAGCAGTTGAATCTGCCGATTCCCAAGACGTTTGAGGAATATAGAGAAGCCCTGAAGAAAATTGTGGACAGTGATATGGACGGCAATGGCAAAAAAGATACGGTCGGCTTGTTATTCATCAACAATCCACCAGCCATGTTCCAGGCGGGTTTTGGGGCGTATAACCCGACCTACGATAACGATGGCGGGCTCATGAGCCCTGGCTTAACACCGCAATATGTAGAGATGGTCGAATGGTTCCGGGAACTGTATGCAGATGGGCTGTTGTCCAAGGAGTACGCCGTCATGAAGGAAAGTCAGGCCGAAGAACTGTTCAAGACCAACCGGGCCGCTTCTTACGGACGTCCAATCTGGTGGGATCATGAATGGGAACAGGCGATGAAAAAATCCGGGCAGCCTGACGCCAAAATATTGAACTTGTCTCTGACGGGTCCACATGGCGATGCAGCAGTCGGTCTGGAGACCGGAGTTGCGGGTGGATTTTACATTTCCAAGAAGGTGCCTGAGGAAAAGGTGAAGCAGCTCCTGAAGTATTTTGACATGACCGCTTCCCAGGAGATGACGGACTTTGCCTATTATGGAATCGAAGGTACGCACTATACAGAGAAGGATGGACAGAAGGTACTGACGGAGCAAGGCGTCAAGGAAGTGAACACAACGAGCAAAGGGGCAGGGGTGCTCGCCTATGCCAAGTGGGGCAAAGTCATTAGTGCTTCTGGAGACAAAGCCTATAATGACGCCAAAATCAAGGAAGTCGAGAATTTCGACGAAATTGGAAAGATCGACTTTTACCGGGTGATTACCTCGGAAGCCTGGAGAGAGACGTGGCCCAAATACGGAGACGAGTACAGTTCCATGATGACCAAAACGATTGTTGGGCAGATCAGTGTAGAAGAATTCAGAGCCTATGTAGACAAGTTGAACAACCAGCCGGACATGAAGCAGGCCTATCAGGAAATGGCCAAAGCGTATGAGCAATTTAATCAACAATAA